From a region of the Pontibacillus yanchengensis genome:
- a CDS encoding bile acid:sodium symporter family protein codes for MKTLEKISGFMGSTFAVWVILFAVLSFIFPSGFTWIAPYIVPLLGIIMFGMGLSLSKDDFKEVARRPKDVGIGVAAQFVIMPLLAFALAMLLPVSNEVAAGVILVGCCPGGTSSNVMTYLSKGDTALSVAITAVSTLLAPLVTPVLVLLFASEWMPVSAGSLFFSIVKIVLIPILLGLLVKWMFGSKAEAGVKALPLVSVIAIVAIVAAVVGVNQEKIAETGALIFAIVVLHNVLGYGVGYGLGKLFGMEAPKQRAVSIEVGMQNSGLGATLATTHFSPLAAVPSAIFSVWHNISGPILATIFRKQKEQEESEAEQISA; via the coding sequence ATGAAAACATTAGAGAAAATCAGCGGTTTTATGGGGAGTACGTTCGCTGTTTGGGTGATTCTGTTTGCGGTCTTATCCTTCATTTTCCCATCCGGCTTCACGTGGATTGCTCCATACATCGTACCGCTACTAGGTATCATCATGTTTGGCATGGGCTTGTCTTTGTCGAAAGATGATTTTAAAGAAGTAGCACGTCGACCAAAGGACGTTGGCATTGGTGTGGCTGCACAGTTTGTGATCATGCCTTTACTTGCCTTTGCGTTGGCTATGTTATTACCTGTTTCCAATGAGGTGGCAGCAGGTGTTATTTTAGTTGGCTGTTGTCCTGGAGGTACATCTTCAAACGTTATGACCTATTTATCCAAAGGGGATACTGCTCTATCGGTGGCAATCACAGCCGTATCTACATTGCTTGCACCACTTGTTACGCCAGTACTTGTACTGCTTTTCGCAAGTGAATGGATGCCCGTATCTGCAGGCTCACTATTCTTTTCCATCGTAAAAATTGTTCTCATTCCTATTCTACTTGGCTTACTAGTCAAATGGATGTTTGGTTCGAAAGCAGAAGCTGGCGTGAAGGCATTGCCACTTGTTTCCGTTATCGCAATTGTGGCTATCGTAGCTGCAGTTGTTGGTGTAAATCAGGAAAAAATCGCCGAAACTGGCGCGCTTATTTTTGCCATCGTCGTACTACACAATGTGCTCGGCTATGGTGTTGGGTACGGTCTTGGAAAATTATTTGGTATGGAAGCACCAAAACAACGTGCTGTTTCTATCGAAGTTGGCATGCAAAACTCTGGACTAGGCGCCACACTGGCGACAACGCACTTCAGTCCACTAGCTGCAGTACCAAGCGCTATCTTCAGTGTATGGCATAATATCTCTGGTCCTATCCTTGCTACAATTTTCCGCAAGCAAAAGGAACAAGAGGAAAGCGAAGCAGAGCAAATTTCTGCTTAA